In a genomic window of Nostoc sp. UHCC 0870:
- the crtR gene encoding beta-carotene hydroxylase gives MLTLEAQQPLKIPPKEFLTPPGDFNPTMLLFLASVAMLVVSNCGYWLWNWPHWLCFVVNTLALHCAGTVIHDACHQSAHRNRVINAMLGHGSALILAFAFPVFTRVHLQHHAHVNHPKDDPDHYVSTGGPLWLIAVRFLYHEVFFFQRKLWRKNELLEWFISRLIVVAIVYISVQYHFLGYILNFWFIPAFIVGIALGLFFDYLPHRPFAERDRWKNARVYPGKLLNILIMGQNYHLIHHLWPSIPWYNYQPAYYVMKPLLDEKGCYQTSGLLQKKDFFEFVYDIFLGIRFHRHEE, from the coding sequence ATGCTCACATTGGAGGCACAGCAACCACTAAAAATCCCACCCAAGGAATTTTTAACGCCTCCTGGTGATTTTAATCCCACAATGCTGTTATTTCTGGCATCTGTGGCCATGTTAGTAGTATCTAACTGTGGTTATTGGCTTTGGAACTGGCCGCATTGGCTGTGCTTTGTTGTTAACACCCTAGCTTTACATTGTGCAGGGACAGTAATTCACGATGCTTGTCATCAATCTGCTCACCGCAACCGGGTAATTAATGCCATGTTAGGTCATGGTAGCGCGTTGATATTAGCTTTTGCGTTTCCTGTGTTTACGCGGGTACATTTACAGCATCACGCCCATGTCAATCATCCCAAAGACGACCCCGATCATTATGTCTCTACAGGCGGGCCACTATGGTTAATTGCTGTGCGGTTTTTGTATCACGAAGTATTTTTCTTTCAACGTAAGTTGTGGCGGAAGAATGAACTACTAGAGTGGTTTATTAGCCGCTTGATTGTGGTAGCAATTGTTTATATTTCCGTTCAGTATCACTTTTTAGGATACATTCTCAATTTTTGGTTCATCCCGGCTTTTATCGTGGGGATAGCACTGGGGTTATTTTTTGATTATCTACCCCATCGTCCCTTTGCGGAGCGCGATCGCTGGAAAAATGCCCGCGTCTACCCAGGGAAACTGCTCAACATCTTGATTATGGGTCAAAATTACCATCTAATTCATCATTTATGGCCTTCTATTCCCTGGTATAATTATCAACCTGCTTACTATGTGATGAAGCCCCTGTTAGATGAGAAAGGCTGTTACCAAACTTCAGGATTGTTGCAGAAGAAAGATTTCTTTGAGTTTGTTTACGACATCTTTTTAGGAATTAGATTCCATCGCCACGAAGAATAA
- a CDS encoding DUF3086 domain-containing protein encodes MNPEESQTPEPIDEWLEQIEVETPKPENLENPSEEPVLEIAAQTPSVEQPSDDTNPEPVSDAEAPNALVEQLAGENTALGSVTESEKLIAELQRTEAALKAEIATLQTTYDTLQGQIRETQTALGKVVQESLAQLEQRKQTLQISIEQLERRQERIRNEMRTTFAGTSQDLAIRVQGFKDYLTGSLQDLAAAAEQLQLLPPVTEREKPVAVIKEAKPAEPQAGTPQFAQQQFQETTKQIRRLIDQYRNKPDYYGPAWQLRRTFEPVHAERVSNWFFSQGGRGALRTMGSRLQNVLIASAAISILHKLYGDRLRTLVLANTPERLGEWRRGLQDCLGIGRPDFGPDRGVVLFETADALAQKADRLTKTNQLPLILIDDSEEQISLGLLQFPLWLAFAPDPKTMRNYDDDF; translated from the coding sequence ATGAACCCAGAGGAATCTCAAACCCCAGAACCGATTGATGAGTGGTTGGAACAAATCGAAGTAGAAACCCCCAAACCAGAAAATCTAGAAAACCCATCTGAAGAGCCTGTTCTGGAAATAGCAGCCCAAACACCATCTGTTGAGCAGCCATCAGATGATACAAATCCTGAACCTGTCTCTGATGCAGAAGCACCAAATGCTTTGGTTGAGCAGTTAGCAGGGGAAAATACAGCACTGGGTTCAGTCACAGAATCAGAAAAACTCATTGCTGAACTCCAACGCACTGAAGCAGCCCTCAAAGCTGAAATAGCAACCCTGCAAACGACATACGACACCCTTCAGGGACAAATCAGAGAAACTCAAACTGCACTGGGAAAAGTAGTGCAAGAGTCGTTAGCACAACTAGAACAACGCAAACAAACCCTACAAATTTCTATAGAACAACTAGAACGTCGCCAAGAACGCATCCGCAATGAGATGCGAACTACTTTTGCTGGGACATCTCAAGACTTGGCAATTCGAGTACAAGGTTTTAAAGACTATCTCACGGGTAGCTTACAAGATTTAGCAGCCGCAGCAGAACAGTTACAACTATTACCCCCGGTTACAGAAAGAGAAAAACCAGTCGCAGTTATCAAAGAAGCTAAACCTGCTGAACCCCAAGCCGGAACTCCCCAGTTTGCTCAACAGCAGTTTCAAGAAACAACTAAACAAATTCGTCGCCTAATTGACCAATACCGTAATAAACCCGATTATTATGGGCCGGCTTGGCAATTACGCCGCACCTTTGAACCAGTCCACGCGGAACGAGTCTCTAATTGGTTCTTTAGCCAAGGGGGACGGGGTGCGTTGCGGACAATGGGTAGTCGCTTGCAGAATGTGTTGATTGCATCGGCGGCAATTTCGATATTACATAAACTGTATGGCGATCGCCTCCGTACCCTAGTTTTGGCTAACACTCCAGAACGTCTAGGTGAATGGCGGCGGGGTTTACAAGATTGTCTAGGCATAGGTCGCCCAGATTTTGGGCCAGACAGGGGAGTAGTATTATTTGAAACAGCAGATGCCCTAGCTCAAAAAGCAGACCGCCTAACCAAAACCAATCAATTACCCTTAATTCTCATTGATGATTCAGAGGAGCAAATCAGCCTGGGACTTCTACAATTCCCTCTGTGGTTAGCTTTTGCCCCTGACCCCAAAACCATGAGAAATTATGATGATGATTTTTAG
- the sppA gene encoding signal peptide peptidase SppA, producing the protein MVWPFKSKFRKQIARIEITGAIASATRKRVLEALKTVEEKKFPALLLRIDSPGGTVGDSQEIYSALKRLRQKIKIVASFGNISASGGVYIGMGAEHIMANPGTITGSIGVILRGNNLERLLEKIGVSFKVIKSGPYKDILAFDRQLTDPEQDILQQLIDTSYQQFVQTVAEGRSLEVEKVKSFADGRIFTGQQALELGVVDRLGTEEEARCWTAELVGLDPEKTPCYTLEERKPLLSRILPGSRQVSSRLGAGVDWLEFEMSTSGLPLWLYRP; encoded by the coding sequence ATGGTTTGGCCGTTTAAGTCAAAGTTTCGTAAACAAATTGCTCGAATTGAAATTACAGGTGCGATCGCTAGTGCTACGCGCAAACGGGTACTAGAAGCATTAAAAACCGTCGAGGAAAAGAAATTTCCAGCTTTACTACTACGTATCGACAGCCCTGGAGGTACAGTTGGGGATTCTCAAGAAATTTACAGCGCATTGAAGCGATTACGCCAGAAAATCAAGATTGTCGCCAGTTTTGGGAATATATCTGCTTCTGGTGGTGTGTACATTGGTATGGGTGCTGAACACATCATGGCTAACCCTGGAACTATCACGGGTAGCATTGGTGTAATTCTGCGTGGTAATAACTTAGAACGCCTGCTAGAAAAGATTGGTGTTTCCTTCAAGGTAATTAAGTCCGGCCCTTATAAAGATATTTTGGCATTTGACCGGCAACTAACCGACCCAGAACAAGACATATTACAACAGTTGATTGACACCAGCTATCAGCAGTTTGTCCAGACTGTAGCAGAGGGAAGGTCTTTAGAGGTAGAAAAAGTTAAAAGTTTTGCTGATGGACGGATTTTCACCGGGCAGCAAGCCTTAGAATTGGGTGTAGTAGACCGCTTAGGAACAGAAGAAGAAGCCCGTTGTTGGACAGCAGAGTTAGTTGGACTTGATCCGGAGAAAACGCCTTGTTATACGCTAGAAGAACGAAAACCCCTGTTAAGTCGGATTTTACCGGGGAGTCGTCAAGTTTCTTCCAGACTAGGTGCAGGTGTTGATTGGCTAGAATTTGAAATGTCTACTAGTGGTTTGCCATTGTGGTTATATAGACCGTAA
- a CDS encoding MlaE family lipid ABC transporter permease subunit, producing the protein MSETTSKSGLGTWSQRLLAAIFLGGQAMVHLLRGKIHWRNTKEQMAAVGPDSLFIALLTAVFVGAVFTIQVAREFINFGAGNLVGGVLAVALTRELSPVLTAVILAGRVGSAFAAEIGTMRVTEQIDAMLMLRTDPIDYLVIPRLLACCLMLPILTLLSLVTGMLGGLLIASSMYGISDTMFLDSARNLLGSWDILSAMIKACCFGMFIAVIGCSWGLTTTGGAKGVGQSTTTAVVTALLIIFVSNFFLSWIMFQGTGGALLQGF; encoded by the coding sequence TTGAGTGAAACTACATCCAAATCCGGGTTAGGAACGTGGAGTCAGCGATTGCTGGCGGCGATTTTTTTGGGTGGACAAGCTATGGTTCACCTGCTGAGGGGAAAAATCCATTGGCGCAATACTAAAGAGCAAATGGCAGCCGTCGGGCCAGATTCTCTATTTATTGCCTTGCTAACGGCTGTTTTTGTGGGCGCAGTATTTACCATTCAGGTAGCACGAGAGTTTATTAATTTCGGTGCGGGAAATCTTGTTGGTGGAGTGTTGGCAGTAGCATTAACACGAGAATTATCACCCGTGCTGACAGCTGTCATATTAGCAGGGCGTGTTGGTTCAGCATTCGCCGCAGAAATTGGCACAATGCGAGTCACAGAACAAATTGATGCCATGTTAATGCTCAGAACCGACCCCATTGATTATTTAGTTATCCCCCGCCTGCTAGCTTGCTGCTTGATGCTGCCAATCTTAACTCTCTTGTCTTTGGTGACAGGAATGTTAGGAGGATTGCTGATTGCGTCGAGTATGTATGGCATCTCTGACACAATGTTTTTAGACTCAGCCCGCAACCTTTTAGGTAGTTGGGATATTTTGAGTGCCATGATTAAAGCCTGTTGCTTTGGGATGTTCATCGCTGTGATTGGTTGTAGCTGGGGTTTGACCACTACAGGAGGAGCGAAAGGGGTGGGACAATCAACCACAACGGCTGTTGTCACCGCCTTGCTAATTATCTTTGTAAGCAACTTTTTCCTATCCTGGATTATGTTTCAGGGAACGGGTGGTGCATTGTTGCAAGGATTTTAA
- a CDS encoding DUF3119 family protein, whose product MTFTIEKVFSNKAGRETVTSSIAPNFTSTVELQPSYNIPVVLVITAVPLIFVQPLLGGVFALLGLFLLFQAVTLRLQFTATDLDIKRGEKLIRRFPYREWQNWRIFWHPVPILFYFKEINSIHFLPILFDPNTLRTCLEERCPRI is encoded by the coding sequence ATGACTTTTACAATAGAGAAAGTATTTAGTAATAAAGCAGGACGAGAAACTGTGACCAGTTCAATTGCTCCCAACTTCACATCAACTGTGGAACTTCAACCCAGTTACAATATCCCTGTGGTTCTGGTAATTACTGCTGTTCCACTCATATTCGTGCAACCTTTGCTAGGAGGAGTGTTTGCACTACTAGGTTTATTTCTTTTATTTCAAGCGGTGACTCTGCGGTTGCAATTTACCGCCACTGACTTAGATATTAAAAGAGGTGAAAAGCTGATTCGGCGTTTTCCTTATCGGGAATGGCAAAACTGGCGAATTTTTTGGCATCCAGTGCCTATATTGTTTTATTTTAAAGAAATTAACAGTATTCACTTTCTGCCAATTTTGTTTGACCCTAATACCCTCAGAACTTGCTTGGAAGAGCGTTGTCCACGGATTTAG
- the aroH gene encoding chorismate mutase: MQAIRGATTVSENTVEAMRGAVIELLDELERRNQVQPQDMISVTFSVTRDLDAIFPAAIARPRPGWDNVAMLDVQQMHVEGSLQRCIRFLIHAYIPTSTPIHHIYLREAKKLRPDWSLPQALQASQQVVESKV; this comes from the coding sequence ATGCAAGCTATTCGTGGAGCGACAACCGTTTCGGAAAACACAGTGGAAGCCATGCGCGGCGCAGTTATAGAACTGCTAGACGAACTTGAAAGGCGAAATCAAGTCCAGCCACAAGACATGATTAGTGTGACTTTTTCCGTGACGCGGGATTTAGATGCGATTTTTCCGGCTGCGATCGCTAGACCGCGCCCCGGTTGGGATAATGTAGCTATGCTAGATGTGCAGCAAATGCACGTCGAGGGTAGTTTACAGCGTTGCATTCGCTTTTTAATCCACGCCTATATACCCACCTCCACCCCCATTCATCATATTTATTTACGGGAAGCTAAGAAACTGCGTCCTGATTGGAGTTTACCCCAGGCTTTACAAGCTTCACAGCAAGTAGTAGAGTCAAAAGTTTAA
- a CDS encoding type II toxin-antitoxin system VapC family toxin, with protein MKKVFADTGYWIALLNPNDELHLKARSVTTSLSANARIVTSEMVFTELLNAFSKQGSILKKAAISLINKSFSNPNIEIIPQTSELFISALELYSQRLDQGWSHTDCASFKIMEMQNLSEALAYDKHFEQAGFTALLRY; from the coding sequence ATGAAAAAAGTATTTGCTGATACAGGTTATTGGATTGCTCTACTAAATCCTAACGATGAATTACATCTTAAAGCTAGAAGTGTAACGACATCTTTATCAGCTAATGCACGTATAGTTACAAGTGAAATGGTATTCACAGAATTGTTGAATGCTTTTTCTAAACAAGGAAGTATTTTAAAAAAAGCAGCAATTAGTTTAATTAATAAATCTTTTAGTAACCCTAATATTGAGATTATCCCCCAAACAAGTGAATTGTTTATTAGCGCACTCGAATTGTATAGCCAACGTCTAGATCAAGGTTGGAGTCATACAGATTGCGCTTCATTTAAAATCATGGAAATGCAAAACCTTTCAGAAGCTCTTGCTTATGATAAACACTTTGAACAAGCAGGTTTTACAGCTTTGCTTCGGTATTGA